Proteins from one Zingiber officinale cultivar Zhangliang unplaced genomic scaffold, Zo_v1.1 ctg229, whole genome shotgun sequence genomic window:
- the LOC122036993 gene encoding probable E3 ubiquitin-protein ligase ARI2 isoform X1 yields the protein MADDEDYPSSSDVEDCYLTDQEDAIEEDVLQGLEDGHEEDCHWSLSSVITKESLLAAQKEDLRKVMELLVLKEQHARTLLIHYRWDVERIFELLDQKGKDRLFSEAGVTVVENNGFSTSANPVTCNVCFETIPTAAITEMDCGHSFCNDCWTEHFIVKINDGQSRRIRCMAPKCSAVCDEAVIRNLVSARCPDIADRFERFLLESYIEDNNKVKWCPSAPHCGNAIRVEGDIYCEVECTCGIQFCFSCLSEAHSPCSCMMWELWIKKCQDESETVNWITINTKPCPKCHKPVEKNGGCNLVACICGQAFCWLCGGATGRDHTWSNITGHSCGRFKEDQTKKTERARRDLYRYTHYHNRYKAHTDSLKQESNLKETIQKKISISENKQSKIKDYSWVMNGLNRLFRSRRVLSYSYPFAFYMFGDELFKDEMTAEERELKQNLFEDQQQQLESNVEKLSMFLEKDFPSSSDDEVMDIMRHVINLSSVVDNLCKQMYQCIENDLLYPLQRATHNIAPYKSKGLERASELCVPWDSDQSSSMKTSHEAQTDSTPIGTAAVCKFRGSTSSDESRWASHKRPRKDAHGGAPLFDLNMPPEVIDKI from the exons ATGGCAGACGATGAGGATTATCCTTCGTCGAGCGATGTGGAGGATTGCTACCTCACTGACCAGGAAGATGCCATCGAGGAGGACGTCCTCCAGGGCCTTGAAGACGGGCACGAGGAGGACTGCCACTGGTCGCTGTCGTCG GTCATCACAAAAGAGTCCCTCCTGGCAGCTCAG AAAGAGGATTTGCGGAAGGTGATGGAGCTGTTAGTGCTTAAAGAACAGCATGCAAGGACCCTTCTTATTCATTACCGTTGGGATGTTGAGAGGATCTTTGAACTGCTCGATCAAAAGGGGAAGGACCGATTGTTTTCAGAAGCGGGAGTCACTGTTGTGGAGAACAATGGTTTTTCTACTTCAGCAAATCCAGTCACCTGTAATGTCTGTTTTGAGACCATTCCTACAGCTGCAATCACTGAGATGGACTGTGGGCATAGTTTCTGCAATGATT GTTGGACTGAGCATTTTATAGTGAAGATAAATGATGGTCAAAGCCGGCGCATTAGATGCATGGCCCCCAAATGCAGTGCTGTATGTGATGAGGCGGTCATAAGGAATTTAGTCAGTGCAAGGTGTCCAGATATTGCTGATCGTTTTGAGAGGTTTCTACTTGAATCATATATTGAAGAcaataataaggttaaatggtGCCCTAGTGCTCCACATTGTGGAAATGCTATTCGCGTTGAAGGTGATATTTATTGTGAGGTTGAATGTACATGTGGTATACAGTTCTGTTTCAGTTGTTTGTCAGAAGCGCATTCACCTTGTTCATGCATGATGTGGGAGCTGTGGATAAAGAAATGCCAGGATGAGTCAGAAACCGTTAATTGGATAACAATAAACACAAAGCCTTGTCCAAAGTGTCACAAGCCTGTTGAAAAGAATGGTGGTTGCAATCTTGTTGCCTGTATCTGTGGGCAAGCATTTTG TTGGTTATGTGGTGGTGCTACTGGGAGAGATCATACATGGTCTAATATAACTGGCCACAGTTGTGGTCGCTTcaaagaagaccaaacaaagaaGACCGAGCGTGCAAGGCGTGACTTATACCGCTATACACATTATCACAATAGATACAAGGCTCATACAGATTCTCTCAAGCAGGAAAGCAATCTTAAGGAAACCATCCAGAAGAAAATTTCCATTTCAGAGAACAAGCAATCCAAAATCAAAGACTACAGTTGGGTGATGAATGGACTGAATAGGCTTTTCAGATCAAGACGAGTTCTTTCGTATTCGTATCCATTTGCCTTCTACATGTTTGGGGATGAGCTCTTTAAGGATGAAATGACGGCAGAGGAGCGAGAGCTGAAGCAGAATTTGTTTGAGGATCAGCAACAACAGCTGGAGTCCAACGTTGAGAAGTTATCTATGTTCTTGGAGAAGGATTTTCCAAGCTCTTCTGATGATGAGGTCATGGACATAATGCGACACGTCATAAATCTTTCTAGTGTCGTCGACAATCTTTGCAAACAGAT GTATCAATGCATTGAGAATGACTTGTTGTATCCTCTTCAACGAGCAACTCACAACATAGCTCCATATAAATCAAAAGGCCTTGAGAGGGCGTCAGAACTATGTGTCCCTTGGGATTCAGATCAAAGTTCTAGTATGAAAACTAGTCATGAAGCACAGACAGATTCAACTCCCATTGGAACTG CTGCTGTATGCAAATTCCGCGGTTCCACAAGTTCGGATGAAAGCAGGTGGGCTTCTCATAAACGACCCAGAAAAGATGCTCACGGTGGAGCGCCTCTTTTTGATCTAAATATGCCTCCTGAGGTGATTGACAAAATCTGA
- the LOC122037006 gene encoding protein LTO1 homolog: MEGKPGDDDLDLFDSAVLLDEALRQEGFDDGYKDGLISGKEEGKEVGLKTGFQVGEELGFYRGCVDVWNSLLHIDPEAFSSRIRKNVQRLEDLLEKYPLLDPENEDVQEVMEAIRLKFRIITATMGVKLDYEGYPKSSAAGMEDV; encoded by the coding sequence ATGGAGGGAAAACCCGGAGACGACGATTTAGATCTGTTCGACTCCGCGGTGCTTCTGGATGAAGCCTTGCGCCAGGAGGGTTTTGACGACGGATACAAAGACGGTTTGATTTCTGGCAAGGAAGAAGGGAAAGAGGTGGGACTGAAGACGGGCTTTCAAGTCGGCGAGGAGCTCGGCTTCTACCGAGGTTGTGTTGATGTATGGAATTCCTTGCTTCATATCGACCCTGAGGCATTCTCATCCAGGATCCGAAAAAACGTCCAGCGACTGGAAGATCTGCTGGAGAAGTATCCGCTGCTGGACCCCGAAAATGAGGATGTTCAGGAAGTCATGGAGGCCATTCGACTGAAGTTTCGGATTATCACAGCGACTATGGGGGTGAAATTGGATTATGAAGGGTACCCCAAGTCATCAGCAGCAGGTATGGAGGATGTTTAA
- the LOC122037005 gene encoding uncharacterized protein LOC122037005 isoform X2 yields the protein MRSSGRQQRSMLWRWLTAPHRALRRARVMYERGMVGCASGAAARVAVPRSRTHHGFRTAATQPPCSRDDDDDAAARELIRAAAKATEGEDGRGVVAPPPRRNQSAVAAMMRIDEYGPCSFERIM from the coding sequence ATGAGGAGCAGCGGCAGGCAGCAGCGGAGCATGCTGTGGCGGTGGTTGACGGCGCCGCACCGGGCGCTACGCCGGGCGCGGGTGATGTACGAGAGGGGCATGGTTGGGTGCGCCAGCGGGGCGGCCGCCAGGGTGGCGGTTCCGCGCTCTCGGACCCACCATGGCTTCCGGACCGCTGCCACTCAGCCTCCCTGCTCCCGTGACGATGATGACGATGCCGCCGCCAGGGAACTCATCCGTGCCGCCGCGAAGGCGACCGAGGGAGAGGACGGGAGAGGGGTAGTGGCGCCGCCGCCGAGGAGGAACCAGAGTGCCGTGGCGGCGATGATGAGGATCGACGAGTACGGACCGTGTAGCTTCGAAAGGATCATGTGA
- the LOC122036993 gene encoding probable E3 ubiquitin-protein ligase ARI2 isoform X2 has product MADDEDYPSSSDVEDCYLTDQEDAIEEDVLQGLEDGHEEDCHWSLSSVITKESLLAAQKEDLRKVMELLVLKEQHARTLLIHYRWDVERIFELLDQKGKDRLFSEAGVTVVENNGFSTSANPVTCNVCFETIPTAAITEMDCGHSFCNDCWTEHFIVKINDGQSRRIRCMAPKCSAVCDEAVIRNLVSARCPDIADRFERFLLESYIEDNNKVKWCPSAPHCGNAIRVEGDIYCEVECTCGIQFCFSCLSEAHSPCSCMMWELWIKKCQDESETVNWITINTKPCPKCHKPVEKNGGCNLVACICGQAFCWLCGGATGRDHTWSNITGHSCGRFKEDQTKKTERARRDLYRYTHYHNRYKAHTDSLKQESNLKETIQKKISISENKQSKIKDYSWVMNGLNRLFRSRRVLSYSYPFAFYMFGDELFKDEMTAEERELKQNLFEDQQQQLESNVEKLSMFLEKDFPSSSDDEVMDIMRHVINLSSVVDNLCKQMYQCIENDLLYPLQRATHNIAPYKSKGLERASELCVPWDSDQSSSMKTSHEAQTDSTPIGTAAAATSTLKVLSLEDKFNKHQH; this is encoded by the exons ATGGCAGACGATGAGGATTATCCTTCGTCGAGCGATGTGGAGGATTGCTACCTCACTGACCAGGAAGATGCCATCGAGGAGGACGTCCTCCAGGGCCTTGAAGACGGGCACGAGGAGGACTGCCACTGGTCGCTGTCGTCG GTCATCACAAAAGAGTCCCTCCTGGCAGCTCAG AAAGAGGATTTGCGGAAGGTGATGGAGCTGTTAGTGCTTAAAGAACAGCATGCAAGGACCCTTCTTATTCATTACCGTTGGGATGTTGAGAGGATCTTTGAACTGCTCGATCAAAAGGGGAAGGACCGATTGTTTTCAGAAGCGGGAGTCACTGTTGTGGAGAACAATGGTTTTTCTACTTCAGCAAATCCAGTCACCTGTAATGTCTGTTTTGAGACCATTCCTACAGCTGCAATCACTGAGATGGACTGTGGGCATAGTTTCTGCAATGATT GTTGGACTGAGCATTTTATAGTGAAGATAAATGATGGTCAAAGCCGGCGCATTAGATGCATGGCCCCCAAATGCAGTGCTGTATGTGATGAGGCGGTCATAAGGAATTTAGTCAGTGCAAGGTGTCCAGATATTGCTGATCGTTTTGAGAGGTTTCTACTTGAATCATATATTGAAGAcaataataaggttaaatggtGCCCTAGTGCTCCACATTGTGGAAATGCTATTCGCGTTGAAGGTGATATTTATTGTGAGGTTGAATGTACATGTGGTATACAGTTCTGTTTCAGTTGTTTGTCAGAAGCGCATTCACCTTGTTCATGCATGATGTGGGAGCTGTGGATAAAGAAATGCCAGGATGAGTCAGAAACCGTTAATTGGATAACAATAAACACAAAGCCTTGTCCAAAGTGTCACAAGCCTGTTGAAAAGAATGGTGGTTGCAATCTTGTTGCCTGTATCTGTGGGCAAGCATTTTG TTGGTTATGTGGTGGTGCTACTGGGAGAGATCATACATGGTCTAATATAACTGGCCACAGTTGTGGTCGCTTcaaagaagaccaaacaaagaaGACCGAGCGTGCAAGGCGTGACTTATACCGCTATACACATTATCACAATAGATACAAGGCTCATACAGATTCTCTCAAGCAGGAAAGCAATCTTAAGGAAACCATCCAGAAGAAAATTTCCATTTCAGAGAACAAGCAATCCAAAATCAAAGACTACAGTTGGGTGATGAATGGACTGAATAGGCTTTTCAGATCAAGACGAGTTCTTTCGTATTCGTATCCATTTGCCTTCTACATGTTTGGGGATGAGCTCTTTAAGGATGAAATGACGGCAGAGGAGCGAGAGCTGAAGCAGAATTTGTTTGAGGATCAGCAACAACAGCTGGAGTCCAACGTTGAGAAGTTATCTATGTTCTTGGAGAAGGATTTTCCAAGCTCTTCTGATGATGAGGTCATGGACATAATGCGACACGTCATAAATCTTTCTAGTGTCGTCGACAATCTTTGCAAACAGAT GTATCAATGCATTGAGAATGACTTGTTGTATCCTCTTCAACGAGCAACTCACAACATAGCTCCATATAAATCAAAAGGCCTTGAGAGGGCGTCAGAACTATGTGTCCCTTGGGATTCAGATCAAAGTTCTAGTATGAAAACTAGTCATGAAGCACAGACAGATTCAACTCCCATTGGAACTG CTGCTGCAGCTACATCAACACTGAAAGTATTATCTTTAGAAGACAAGTTTAACAAACATCAACACTGA
- the LOC122037005 gene encoding uncharacterized protein LOC122037005 isoform X1: MFCMNMGVDFDPSVAFTGKELIMFNHRDDRMLWFLCVQLELVVLIFRQNQPTNSGKVPFGTSSGMRSSGRQQRSMLWRWLTAPHRALRRARVMYERGMVGCASGAAARVAVPRSRTHHGFRTAATQPPCSRDDDDDAAARELIRAAAKATEGEDGRGVVAPPPRRNQSAVAAMMRIDEYGPCSFERIM, encoded by the exons ATGTTTTGTATGAATATGGGCGTCGACTTTGACCCTTCCGTTGCATTCACGGGCAAAGAATTAATTATGTTCAACCATCGTGATGACCGTATGCTATGGTTTTTGTGCGTCCAACTTGAACTCGTAGTATTGATTTTCCGTCAAAACCAACCAACGAAC TCTGGGAAGGTTCCGTTCGGTACGAGCAGCGGCATGAGGAGCAGCGGCAGGCAGCAGCGGAGCATGCTGTGGCGGTGGTTGACGGCGCCGCACCGGGCGCTACGCCGGGCGCGGGTGATGTACGAGAGGGGCATGGTTGGGTGCGCCAGCGGGGCGGCCGCCAGGGTGGCGGTTCCGCGCTCTCGGACCCACCATGGCTTCCGGACCGCTGCCACTCAGCCTCCCTGCTCCCGTGACGATGATGACGATGCCGCCGCCAGGGAACTCATCCGTGCCGCCGCGAAGGCGACCGAGGGAGAGGACGGGAGAGGGGTAGTGGCGCCGCCGCCGAGGAGGAACCAGAGTGCCGTGGCGGCGATGATGAGGATCGACGAGTACGGACCGTGTAGCTTCGAAAGGATCATGTGA